CCGGTTGCCCGCCAGGGTCTGCATCAGCACGCCCGCCAGCGCAAAGGCGGCGCCGGTCAGGCAGGCCGCGGCCAGCCTTGGCAGACGAAGCTCCGACACCATGAAGGTGGCCATCATGTCGCCTCGGCCGACCAGCGCCGGGATGACCTCGCTCACGGACAGCGGCACGCTGCCAAAGCTCAAATACGCCACCCCGGCGATCAACAGGGCAAGCAAAAGCCCCAGATTGACCGCCACGGCGCGGCGCTCGAGCAGCACGCTATAGATATTCTCCCTGCCCTGCCAGGCCAGGCACCAGTAGCCCGGCGGCGCGTCATTCACGGCGCGCGGTTGAGAGGTGGCCCCCGAGAGGTACTCGGAGGTGGCGGTCGTTTTGGAAGCCATGGTCACTGATGGAGTCGTCACTGGATAAATCGCCGGCAAATAAAAGAGCGTTATGGCTAAACACAGGTATCTCTAAAAACGGGTATCGAGGCGCGGCGGCTAAGCGCGAGCATTAAAGCATGGGCAAACGCCGCGCGCGAACCACGGCGATCAGCACCGGCGCGCCGCATAGCGCGGTCAACACCCCTAACGGAAGCTCCGAGGGCGCCACCACCACCCGTGAGATGATATCGGCACTCACCACGATCAACGGCCCAATGGGAAGGCAGAACCAGAGCGTACGGCGAATGTCTGGCCCCGCCAGGGCGCGGGCGACGAACGGCACCACCAGGCCGACGAAGGCGATCGGCCCGGCAATCGCCGTGGCCGCGCCGACCAACAGCGCAACGCTGCCAATCACGATCCAGCGGATCAAGCCGGGGCGATGGCCAAGCCCGGAGGCGGCGCGCTCACCGAGCGCCAGCGCCGCCAGGGGCCGCGCGGTCACCGCAACCGCGACTGCGGCCACGGCTAGACTCGGCAGCACGCTGACCAGGTCATCCAAACGCCGCCCGGCTAGGCTGCCGACCACCCAGAAGCGAATCTCGTCCGCCGCGCGCTGATCATACAAAAGCAGCAGCGAGGTCAGCGAGCCCAAAAGCCCGGAAAACGCGGCCCCCGCCAGCACCAGCCGCACCGGGTCGTTGCCCACGCCCCGAAACCGCGCCACGCTCATCACGCAGATACAGCCGGCCAGCGCACCGAGCTGGGCCACGGAAATGCGCAGCGTCGCAGCACTCGCCCCCAGCACCAGCGCCAGCGCCACGGCAAAGGCGGCGCCGGCGCTCACGCCCAGAAGTCCGGGCTCCGCCAGCGGATTACGCGACACCGCCTGCAACAGCGCCCCGGCCACGCCCAGCGCCATGCCCACCACGATGCCAATCAGCGTGCGCGGCGCACGAAGCTCCCACATCACAAAGCGCACCTCATCGTCGGCGCTACCCTGCAAAAACGCCAGAATGCGCGTCGGGCCAACGCTGCCCGCGCCGATCAACAGGCTCAACGCGCTCACCGCCACGAGGGCGGTGAGCAGAGCCAGCATCAAATGGCGTGGCGAGCGGCGCGCGAGAGAGCCGCTCACCGCACTGGCAAGGCTGGTCACGGCAGCAGTGCGTCTTCGATATCATCGAGAATGGCCAGCGCCGCCAGCGGGCCGCTGGCGCTGCTCCAGAGCTGGCCATCGACGGGCACGACGTGCTCCTGCTGCGCGACGTTCAGGCGCGAGAAGGCGGCGCTTTCACGCGCGGCATCCAGCGCCTGCTGGCCCTCTTCATTGAGGGTGGCCAGAAACAGCCAGTCGCCATCGACCATGGAGAGGTTTTCAAGGCTCAGCACGTCGCTGTGAGCGCTGCCCTCTTCGATCAGACCGGCGTCGCTGACGTTCACGCCCACGCGGTTGAGAAGCCCGGTAGCGATCAGGTTTTCGGACATCACCATGGCGCCGCTCGGCATCCAGCGCACCACATAAGCGCTTTCGTCCGGGTGGTTTTCTGCAATACGCGTGGAAAGCGCGTCGACACGCTCGTCGACGGCGGTGATCGCCTCTTCGACGGCGCTTTGGCGGTTGAGCGCTTCACCGAACAGGCGCGCTTCTCTCTCCCAGTTGTCCGGCTTGAACCCATTGCCCGGGGGCACCACGGTCGGCGCGATGCGCGAGAGCAGCTGGTACTGCTCTTCGGGCAGCTGCGGTGCGGCCAGAATCAGGTCCGGCTGCTGGGCAAGCACCGCTTCGATGTTGATTTCACGCACCACGCCCACGACTTCCGGACGCTCGCCGTCGAACGCTTGAGTAAAGTAGTCGGTGATATAGTCGGCGACATCGGTGCCGCCGCGGGTGGTCACCGCGCCCAGCGGCACGATACCGGCGGCGATGGAGGCGTCGAGTGCGCCTTCGTACACCGTGACGACCCGCTCCGGGGTGCCGTCCACCTCGACCTCGCCATAGGCGGTGTCGAGCGTACGCGCCTGGGCCTGGCTCGTCAGTAACGCGCCCATCAGTGCCCCGGCCAGCCCCACACGCCACGCCGCGTTGAACGTCGTTGCCTTCATCGTACCGCGCGCTTTACCCGCCATTTGACTCTCCTGAGAACGCCTGCCATTTATCGATGGCGATGATAATAACGATTCTCAAAAGCGATTGCATTACCATCCTGCCGAATGGCTCGTTCCACTTTTAGCAATTCGCTCACAATGGCAGCGCCGTGCGTAAGGCCATATCGATAACGTGCTAAAAGTTCCCTTTTTTGCAACGCATCGTTCCTTATTTTTATCTCGATATTGGGAACTCTTGTTTTTAGACTCTCGATCGCATTTGATAACAAATATCATTCAAACCAAAACATCGATCGCATCGGTCTTCAAGATCGTTCTTCAAGTAAGGGTTGTTTCATGGCTCGTTTTACTCGCACCGCCCTCGCCAGCGCCATTGCGCTGGGAACCACCGCCGGCGCCGCACACGCCCAGCAAAGCGCGA
The window above is part of the Halomonas sp. GD1P12 genome. Proteins encoded here:
- a CDS encoding FecCD family ABC transporter permease produces the protein MLALLTALVAVSALSLLIGAGSVGPTRILAFLQGSADDEVRFVMWELRAPRTLIGIVVGMALGVAGALLQAVSRNPLAEPGLLGVSAGAAFAVALALVLGASAATLRISVAQLGALAGCICVMSVARFRGVGNDPVRLVLAGAAFSGLLGSLTSLLLLYDQRAADEIRFWVVGSLAGRRLDDLVSVLPSLAVAAVAVAVTARPLAALALGERAASGLGHRPGLIRWIVIGSVALLVGAATAIAGPIAFVGLVVPFVARALAGPDIRRTLWFCLPIGPLIVVSADIISRVVVAPSELPLGVLTALCGAPVLIAVVRARRLPML
- a CDS encoding ABC transporter substrate-binding protein; the protein is MAGKARGTMKATTFNAAWRVGLAGALMGALLTSQAQARTLDTAYGEVEVDGTPERVVTVYEGALDASIAAGIVPLGAVTTRGGTDVADYITDYFTQAFDGERPEVVGVVREINIEAVLAQQPDLILAAPQLPEEQYQLLSRIAPTVVPPGNGFKPDNWEREARLFGEALNRQSAVEEAITAVDERVDALSTRIAENHPDESAYVVRWMPSGAMVMSENLIATGLLNRVGVNVSDAGLIEEGSAHSDVLSLENLSMVDGDWLFLATLNEEGQQALDAARESAAFSRLNVAQQEHVVPVDGQLWSSASGPLAALAILDDIEDALLP